From one Paenibacillus sp. FSL K6-1330 genomic stretch:
- a CDS encoding peptidoglycan DD-metalloendopeptidase family protein produces the protein MKGSKGKRWIDSLLRKQAADHSAHNNNSNREPSEPSNPQKRGWTSPRRWIWISAGAMLIAGSIYTGGKAYVNANTVPFYHVYVDGKAIGTIQDDAQLNQLIKEKQKEYQEEYPDVLMVLNTNGITTKADRSYKPEVNSEETLHKLDNILKAYARGVELKVNGKTVAIVKDQQTAKAAVEAAKLKFAPAAAQKEKTQKVAFTKTSASASGKKSGDGSGLQSVDIKEKISLANTKADPNKVLDVEEAVKVLTGTKDKPVVYTVKEGDTISSIAQHFGMKSADVMALNPGLEEKYVQIGAELQVTKPEAPLTVRTVETVSLKQPSKPETIVRKSSELPLGKRKVVRPGRDGVKTVDYIVTKENGKVISKQWTGQQVVQESLPEVVYKGTKVAPKKKAVTVTQKSDGSMFAWPVSSARITSPYGHRWGRSHEGVDMVGGSTIMAAASGTVVFAGQQSGYGNVVIVDHGNGYRTLYGHMSRISVSSGQSVGQGTKLGVMGNTGRSTGTHLHFEVQKNGVAQNPMNYL, from the coding sequence ATGAAAGGTTCTAAGGGGAAACGGTGGATAGACAGCCTCTTGCGTAAGCAAGCAGCCGATCATTCTGCCCACAACAACAACTCGAATCGTGAGCCCTCGGAGCCGTCAAATCCACAAAAACGGGGATGGACCTCACCGCGCAGGTGGATTTGGATTTCGGCAGGGGCAATGCTCATAGCAGGATCGATATATACGGGCGGAAAAGCGTATGTGAACGCGAATACGGTTCCGTTCTATCATGTGTATGTAGATGGAAAAGCAATCGGTACCATTCAAGATGATGCCCAGCTTAACCAGCTGATTAAAGAGAAGCAGAAGGAATATCAGGAAGAGTACCCAGATGTACTTATGGTGCTCAATACCAACGGCATTACAACCAAAGCCGACCGTTCTTATAAACCAGAGGTGAACAGCGAGGAGACACTCCATAAGCTGGATAACATCCTGAAGGCATATGCCCGCGGCGTGGAGCTGAAGGTGAACGGCAAGACCGTGGCGATCGTGAAGGATCAGCAGACGGCCAAAGCTGCCGTCGAAGCAGCCAAGCTGAAGTTCGCGCCGGCGGCTGCCCAGAAAGAGAAGACGCAGAAGGTCGCTTTCACGAAGACGTCCGCATCGGCATCGGGCAAGAAGAGTGGTGACGGAAGCGGGCTCCAATCGGTTGACATTAAAGAAAAAATCTCGCTGGCCAACACGAAGGCTGATCCGAACAAGGTGCTGGACGTGGAAGAAGCGGTCAAGGTGCTGACCGGCACGAAGGACAAGCCGGTGGTGTACACGGTGAAAGAGGGGGATACGATCTCCTCAATTGCACAGCATTTCGGTATGAAGTCTGCGGACGTCATGGCGCTGAATCCCGGACTGGAGGAGAAATATGTTCAGATCGGGGCCGAGCTGCAGGTGACGAAGCCGGAAGCGCCGCTGACGGTAAGAACGGTGGAGACGGTGTCGTTGAAGCAGCCAAGCAAACCGGAAACGATTGTCCGCAAGAGCAGTGAGCTTCCACTTGGGAAACGAAAGGTCGTCCGTCCCGGGCGGGATGGCGTCAAAACCGTGGATTACATCGTGACCAAAGAGAACGGGAAGGTTATCTCCAAGCAATGGACGGGTCAACAGGTGGTTCAGGAATCGCTGCCGGAAGTTGTGTACAAAGGCACCAAGGTGGCGCCTAAGAAAAAAGCAGTAACGGTGACCCAGAAATCCGACGGCAGCATGTTCGCATGGCCGGTCAGCAGCGCGCGTATTACGAGCCCCTACGGTCATCGCTGGGGAAGAAGCCATGAGGGTGTCGATATGGTTGGCGGAAGCACGATTATGGCAGCCGCCTCGGGAACCGTGGTCTTCGCTGGTCAGCAGAGCGGTTACGGCAATGTCGTCATTGTCGATCATGGCAATGGATACCGCACCCTATATGGGCATATGAGCAGGATTTCCGTGAGCAGCGGACAATCCGTTGGACAAGGCACCAAGCTGGGCGTCATGGGCAATACGGGCCGTTCTACTGGAACTCATCTCCATTTCGAAGTGCAAAAAAATGGAGTTGCCCAAAATCCGATGAATTATCTGTAG
- a CDS encoding response regulator transcription factor has protein sequence MIHILIADDDAHIRELLQYHLQSEGYTVFTAADGEEASACLAEEQVHLAVVDVMMPNKDGYQLCEEIRRYYDFPVILLTAKDQLVDKEKGFAVGTDDYLTKPFEPRELLFRIKALLRRYQMVSADKIHLNETIIDRKSYEVQGHGKVLMLPMKEFELLSQLASYPDRTFSREELIQLIWGTDFDGDDRTVDVHIKRLRERFADRSGDFQIRTIRGVGYKLEAMPQ, from the coding sequence ATGATTCATATATTAATCGCGGATGACGACGCGCATATTCGGGAACTGCTGCAATATCATCTTCAATCCGAAGGGTACACGGTCTTTACTGCTGCTGATGGGGAGGAAGCTTCTGCTTGCTTAGCGGAGGAACAGGTTCACCTGGCTGTTGTGGATGTCATGATGCCGAACAAGGACGGTTATCAGCTCTGCGAAGAAATTCGGCGTTATTATGATTTTCCCGTTATTCTGCTGACGGCCAAGGATCAGCTCGTGGATAAGGAGAAAGGCTTTGCTGTTGGAACGGATGACTACTTAACCAAACCATTTGAACCAAGGGAGCTGCTGTTTCGAATCAAGGCGCTTTTGCGGCGGTATCAGATGGTCAGCGCGGATAAGATCCATCTGAACGAAACCATCATCGACCGCAAAAGCTATGAAGTCCAGGGGCACGGGAAGGTACTGATGCTGCCGATGAAGGAATTTGAACTTCTCTCCCAGCTTGCGAGCTACCCGGACCGGACGTTCTCGCGCGAGGAATTGATTCAGCTCATCTGGGGAACGGATTTTGACGGAGATGACCGGACCGTTGACGTCCATATCAAACGGCTGCGGGAACGCTTCGCGGACCGAAGCGGAGATTTCCAAATACGGACCATTCGGGGTGTGGGGTATAAATTGGAGGCGATGCCGCAGTGA
- a CDS encoding HAMP domain-containing sensor histidine kinase, giving the protein MKTLYSRIVLTTIAIMVISSLIAFVLSNLYYQYNLKPFNDQKVTTMAKDIGDFYDSHPEIDIHEYLHHIGQLGYQFYLVNNQGKEWFYGGLFRERDLSTETVQRVLNGKVYHGIGEFPSELFITGFFDNVLSNSIGIPLQVDGRSHALFIRPDITVQFGEMRIFFSIIMAIAILLSILLVGIITRYIVKPIVKLTEATQSVAQGQYNIELNVTRRDELGQLANHFSQMAKGLAQLEQMRQEFVSNVSHEIQSPLASIQGFSQTLQTKRLSEEQRQRYLSIIEAESRRISQLSKQLLMLASLDKEENILEKSTFDVAEQIRQVLFHTEWSWRSKDLTIDMSLPSTYIYGDQHLLHQVWTNLITNSIKFTAPEGVISLRVTEQNNKQCSIEISDTGIGIPQEHLPHIFNRFYRVDEARDRSEGSSGLGLSITQKIVELHGGRIEVTSEPGKGTTFTVILSIV; this is encoded by the coding sequence GTGAAAACCCTCTATTCGCGAATCGTCCTCACTACCATCGCCATTATGGTTATCAGCAGCTTGATTGCTTTTGTGCTGTCCAATCTCTACTACCAGTACAATCTCAAGCCATTTAATGATCAGAAGGTCACCACCATGGCCAAGGATATCGGCGATTTCTATGACAGCCACCCGGAGATTGATATTCATGAATATCTCCACCACATCGGACAGCTCGGCTATCAATTCTATCTGGTGAACAATCAAGGCAAAGAGTGGTTCTATGGCGGCTTATTCCGTGAACGCGATCTCTCGACCGAAACGGTGCAGCGGGTACTGAACGGGAAGGTGTACCATGGCATCGGGGAGTTCCCATCTGAACTGTTCATTACCGGTTTTTTCGACAATGTCCTAAGCAATTCTATCGGCATTCCATTACAGGTTGACGGCAGGTCTCACGCGCTCTTCATCAGGCCCGATATTACCGTTCAATTCGGGGAAATGCGGATCTTCTTCTCGATCATTATGGCCATCGCCATCCTGCTGAGCATTCTGCTTGTAGGCATCATTACGCGATATATCGTGAAACCGATTGTGAAGTTAACTGAGGCTACCCAGAGCGTGGCGCAGGGCCAATATAACATTGAGCTGAATGTCACCCGGCGGGATGAGCTGGGACAGCTCGCAAATCATTTTTCCCAGATGGCCAAAGGTTTGGCGCAGCTGGAGCAGATGCGTCAGGAGTTTGTATCCAATGTATCGCATGAAATCCAGTCACCGCTTGCCTCCATTCAGGGCTTTTCGCAGACGCTGCAAACCAAGCGTTTGTCCGAAGAACAGCGGCAGCGTTACTTGTCGATCATTGAAGCGGAGAGCCGCCGAATATCCCAACTTAGCAAACAGCTGCTTATGCTGGCTTCCTTGGATAAGGAAGAGAACATTCTGGAGAAATCCACCTTCGACGTTGCCGAGCAAATCAGGCAGGTATTGTTTCACACCGAATGGAGCTGGCGCAGCAAGGACTTGACCATCGATATGTCGCTGCCTTCAACCTATATCTATGGTGATCAACACCTGCTGCATCAAGTATGGACCAACCTCATCACCAACAGCATTAAATTTACGGCTCCAGAGGGCGTCATCTCGCTGCGTGTCACCGAACAAAACAACAAACAATGCAGCATCGAGATCTCGGATACGGGCATTGGCATTCCGCAAGAGCATCTCCCCCACATCTTTAACAGGTTCTACCGTGTGGATGAGGCTCGGGATCGTTCCGAGGGCAGCAGCGGATTGGGCTTATCCATTACTCAGAAGATTGTTGAGCTCCATGGCGGGCGTATTGAAGTAACGAGTGAGCCTGGAAAAGGAACCACCTTCACCGTCATTCTCTCCATCGTGTAA
- a CDS encoding ABC transporter permease — MFLALRELRHAKLRYLLIGFIMVLIAWLVLFVTGLAQGLSSDNASSIQNMKADYLVLQEESDHRINRSILTEELWTEVRSHPGGNKATPLGVHMNTLTKEGSTAKFDAAFFAIDVESMLAPKVVEGTMINNTDADHVMADRSLKDDGYQLGDRIVDQATGATYTIAAFTEGQSYSHAPVIHMNFEGWKALQPRSAKQEPIYSAIVLNGSPEQKETLARDISGIEIMTKDEALQGIPGFKEEQGSLIMMIVFLFVIAAFVLAVFFYVITIQKMNQFGVLKAIGAGTGYLVRNLIFQVLTLTIVSLAISIGLTYGVSLLLSGIVPFSLPPSVVLLCSLLFLAVSLMGSLLSLYRVIKIDAIEAIGRAA, encoded by the coding sequence ATGTTTCTTGCACTGCGCGAACTTCGACATGCGAAGCTGCGCTATCTGCTGATTGGCTTCATTATGGTGCTGATTGCCTGGCTCGTCCTGTTCGTGACCGGATTGGCCCAGGGACTCTCCTCTGATAACGCCTCTTCCATACAAAATATGAAAGCCGACTATCTGGTCCTTCAGGAAGAGTCCGATCATCGGATCAATCGCTCCATCCTTACCGAGGAGCTCTGGACCGAAGTACGGAGCCACCCAGGTGGAAACAAGGCCACCCCGCTGGGGGTACACATGAATACGCTGACTAAGGAAGGCTCTACAGCTAAATTCGATGCAGCTTTTTTTGCCATCGACGTGGAGAGCATGTTAGCTCCCAAGGTTGTTGAAGGTACCATGATTAACAATACGGATGCGGACCATGTCATGGCTGACCGCTCCTTGAAAGATGACGGATACCAGTTAGGTGACCGGATCGTTGATCAGGCTACAGGCGCCACATATACCATTGCGGCGTTTACTGAAGGACAGTCCTACAGCCATGCTCCGGTTATTCATATGAATTTTGAAGGGTGGAAGGCTCTTCAGCCAAGGAGTGCGAAGCAAGAACCCATCTATAGTGCAATTGTTTTGAATGGCAGTCCGGAACAAAAGGAAACCCTAGCGCGGGACATATCCGGCATTGAGATCATGACGAAAGACGAAGCGCTGCAGGGCATCCCCGGATTTAAGGAGGAGCAAGGCTCTCTTATCATGATGATTGTATTCTTGTTTGTGATCGCGGCTTTTGTCCTGGCTGTGTTCTTTTACGTCATCACGATTCAGAAAATGAATCAGTTCGGCGTCCTGAAGGCCATTGGAGCTGGAACCGGCTATCTGGTGAGGAATCTCATTTTTCAAGTCCTGACCCTTACCATCGTCAGTCTTGCGATCAGCATTGGCCTGACTTATGGAGTATCGCTCCTACTGTCCGGCATCGTACCGTTTTCATTACCCCCTTCGGTCGTCCTGCTCTGTTCGTTGCTATTCCTCGCGGTATCCCTGATGGGATCGCTATTGTCGCTGTATCGCGTCATCAAGATCGATGCCATCGAAGCTATCGGGAGGGCTGCATAA
- a CDS encoding ABC transporter ATP-binding protein, translated as MKSSKLLLDQVSKQFGDGDTTVNVLNNISLDIKSGEFVAVVGPSGSGKSTFLSIAGALLSPTRGRIWMGDQEVTRLSAKKMNQLRLNHIGFVFQSSNLIPYLTVRDQLLLIAKLAGQHGQEPQQRADELLHRLGLSHRKFHYPESLSGGERQRVAIARAWMNNPELILADEPTASLDSERGRTVVQMLADEVKLRQKAAVMVTHDKRMLDLCDRIVYIEDGKLTEQRPPTLL; from the coding sequence ATGAAATCATCCAAACTGTTATTGGATCAGGTGAGCAAACAATTCGGCGATGGGGATACCACAGTTAACGTACTTAACAACATATCACTGGACATCAAAAGCGGGGAATTTGTCGCGGTTGTTGGGCCTTCCGGCTCCGGCAAAAGTACCTTTCTCTCCATTGCAGGGGCACTGCTGTCCCCTACCCGGGGACGAATATGGATGGGCGATCAGGAGGTTACAAGGCTATCTGCAAAAAAAATGAATCAGCTGCGGCTGAACCATATCGGATTTGTCTTTCAATCCTCCAATCTGATTCCTTATCTAACTGTTCGCGATCAGCTCCTCCTGATTGCCAAGCTGGCAGGTCAGCACGGCCAGGAGCCGCAGCAGCGGGCGGATGAGCTGCTTCATCGGCTGGGTTTATCGCACCGTAAGTTTCATTACCCTGAGAGCTTATCCGGCGGCGAACGGCAGCGCGTTGCCATTGCCCGGGCATGGATGAACAATCCGGAGCTCATTCTTGCAGACGAGCCGACTGCAAGCCTGGATTCGGAGCGCGGTCGAACCGTTGTTCAGATGCTCGCCGATGAGGTCAAGTTGCGCCAGAAAGCCGCCGTCATGGTCACGCATGACAAGCGCATGCTCGATCTATGTGACCGAATCGTCTATATCGAGGACGGCAAGTTAACCGAACAGCGACCGCCCACTCTGCTATAG
- a CDS encoding adenylosuccinate synthase — protein sequence MSTVVVVGTQWGDEGKGKITDYLAESADVVARYQGGNNAGHTILIDGKKFKLSLIPSGVFYKDKTCVIGNGMVVNPAALIEEINYIHDNGFSTDNLVISDRAHVIMPYHMVLDALEEDRKGPNKIGTTRKGIGPCYMDKAARNGIRIADLMDAEEFELKLRHLVKEKNQVITQVYGGEELNVEEILTQYLEYAEIIRKYVRDTSVILNDAIDANQKVLFEGAQGVMLDIDQGTYPFVTSSNPSAGGVCIGSGVGPSKIQQVIGVAKSYTTRVGDGPFPTELDNEIGEYIREKGHEYGTVTGRARRVGWFDSVVVRHARRVSGITGLSLNSLDVLSGLETVKICTAYKFRGEEITHYPASLKMLAECEAIYEELPGWNEDITGAKTLEDLPENTRRYVERVSELTGIPIAIFSVGRNREQTNQVLPIYEK from the coding sequence ATGTCAACGGTAGTCGTTGTGGGAACACAATGGGGAGATGAAGGGAAAGGGAAAATCACGGATTATTTGGCGGAAAGCGCTGACGTGGTAGCCCGTTACCAAGGCGGCAACAATGCCGGCCACACCATTCTGATTGACGGTAAAAAATTCAAGCTTAGCTTGATTCCATCCGGAGTATTCTATAAAGATAAAACCTGTGTGATCGGAAACGGTATGGTCGTTAACCCGGCTGCACTTATTGAAGAGATTAATTATATTCATGATAACGGGTTTAGCACGGATAATCTGGTAATCAGTGATCGTGCTCATGTTATCATGCCTTATCATATGGTATTGGATGCTCTGGAAGAGGACCGAAAAGGTCCGAACAAAATCGGTACGACCCGCAAGGGAATCGGCCCTTGCTACATGGATAAAGCGGCACGTAACGGCATCCGGATCGCAGATTTGATGGATGCGGAAGAGTTCGAGCTGAAGCTTCGCCATCTGGTGAAGGAGAAGAATCAAGTCATTACCCAGGTGTATGGCGGGGAAGAACTCAATGTCGAAGAGATTCTGACGCAATACCTGGAATACGCCGAAATCATTCGTAAATATGTGCGTGATACTTCCGTCATCCTGAATGATGCAATCGATGCGAATCAAAAAGTATTGTTCGAAGGCGCGCAAGGCGTTATGCTGGACATCGACCAAGGCACGTACCCGTTCGTTACGTCTTCGAATCCTTCTGCCGGCGGTGTATGTATCGGCTCCGGTGTAGGGCCATCGAAGATTCAACAGGTGATCGGTGTGGCTAAATCCTATACGACGCGTGTAGGGGATGGACCTTTCCCAACGGAGCTGGACAATGAGATCGGTGAGTACATTCGTGAAAAAGGACATGAATACGGCACGGTGACCGGACGTGCTCGCCGCGTAGGCTGGTTCGATAGCGTAGTTGTACGCCATGCCCGCCGTGTGAGCGGAATTACCGGCTTGTCCCTGAACTCGCTTGATGTGCTGAGTGGTCTGGAGACCGTTAAGATCTGTACAGCATATAAATTCCGCGGTGAAGAAATTACACACTATCCAGCAAGCCTGAAAATGCTTGCTGAATGCGAAGCAATCTATGAAGAGCTGCCAGGCTGGAACGAAGACATTACCGGAGCAAAAACGCTGGAGGATCTGCCGGAGAACACCCGTCGCTATGTCGAGCGCGTATCCGAGCTGACCGGCATTCCGATTGCTATCTTCTCCGTTGGCCGCAACCGGGAGCAGACGAATCAAGTGCTTCCGATTTACGAGAAATAA
- the dnaB gene encoding replicative DNA helicase, whose amino-acid sequence MGGELYFDRVPPQNLEAEQAVLGAILLQSEALITAMERVQAEDFYDKTHQMIYEVMVQLGEGNQPIDLVTLTSLLQDKGQLEEVGGVSYLAKLAHAVPTAANVDYYAQIIEEKSMLRRLIRTATQIVSEGYTGGEDVSGMLSEAERRILEISNRRTGSGFIAIRDVLMEVFEKVEVLHQNRGNTTGIPSGFVDLDKMTSGFQRNDLIIVAARPSVGKTAFALNIAQNVAIRAKETVAIFSLEMSAPQLVQRMICAEANLDAGVMRNGDFKGDEDWSKLTMGIAALSEAEIYIDDTPGVTVADIRAKCRRLKKEKGLGMILIDYLQLIHGRGKAGENRQQEVSEISRTLKQIARELEVPVIALSQLSRGVEQRQDKRPMMSDLRESGSIEQDADIVAFLYRDDYYNQETEKKNIIEIIIAKQRNGPVGTVELVFLKNFNKFVNYERTHADAFAAG is encoded by the coding sequence ATGGGAGGAGAACTCTATTTCGATCGGGTCCCCCCGCAGAACCTTGAGGCAGAGCAGGCGGTGCTGGGTGCCATTCTGCTGCAAAGTGAAGCGCTGATTACAGCGATGGAGCGGGTGCAGGCCGAGGACTTCTACGACAAAACGCATCAGATGATCTATGAAGTTATGGTGCAGCTCGGGGAAGGCAATCAACCGATCGATCTGGTGACCCTTACATCTCTCCTGCAAGATAAAGGGCAGCTGGAAGAGGTCGGAGGCGTCAGCTATTTAGCCAAGCTGGCACATGCGGTTCCGACGGCTGCAAACGTGGATTATTACGCCCAGATCATCGAAGAGAAATCGATGCTGCGGCGGTTGATTCGAACCGCAACACAGATTGTCAGTGAAGGATATACCGGAGGAGAAGATGTATCCGGTATGCTCAGCGAGGCGGAGCGTCGCATTCTCGAGATCTCCAATCGACGCACAGGCAGCGGGTTTATTGCGATCCGCGATGTGCTGATGGAAGTATTCGAGAAGGTGGAGGTTCTCCATCAGAACCGGGGAAATACAACGGGAATTCCATCCGGCTTCGTGGACTTGGACAAAATGACAAGCGGATTCCAGCGCAACGACTTGATCATCGTAGCTGCCCGTCCTTCCGTAGGTAAAACCGCATTTGCCTTGAATATCGCCCAGAATGTGGCGATTCGTGCCAAGGAAACCGTAGCGATCTTCAGTCTGGAGATGTCAGCGCCGCAGCTCGTACAGCGTATGATCTGTGCGGAGGCTAACCTGGACGCCGGGGTCATGCGTAACGGTGATTTCAAGGGTGATGAGGATTGGTCCAAACTCACGATGGGCATTGCAGCTCTGTCGGAAGCCGAGATCTACATTGATGATACACCGGGCGTTACGGTTGCCGATATACGTGCGAAGTGCCGCCGTCTGAAGAAGGAGAAGGGGCTCGGCATGATCCTGATCGATTACCTCCAACTCATTCATGGACGCGGCAAGGCCGGGGAGAACCGGCAGCAGGAGGTATCCGAGATCTCGCGTACGCTTAAACAAATCGCCCGTGAGCTCGAAGTGCCGGTTATTGCTCTGTCACAGCTCAGCCGGGGAGTGGAGCAGCGTCAGGATAAGCGTCCGATGATGAGTGACCTTCGGGAATCCGGTTCGATTGAGCAGGATGCCGATATCGTTGCGTTCTTGTACCGGGATGATTATTACAATCAGGAGACGGAGAAGAAGAACATCATCGAGATCATCATTGCCAAACAGCGTAATGGTCCTGTAGGCACGGTGGAACTGGTCTTCCTGAAGAACTTTAATAAATTCGTCAATTACGAGCGAACCCATGCCGATGCCTTCGCCGCCGGATAA
- the rplI gene encoding 50S ribosomal protein L9: MKVIFIKDMKGQGKKGEVKEVSEGYATNFLIPRGVARPATDGNMKTLEQQQASEEKRKAQEKEEAQALGKKLEEMTVILKAKAGEGGRLFGAITSKQIAEALAGQKIKIDKRKIELSDPIRSLGVTQIPVKLHPDVKATLKVQITEE, translated from the coding sequence ATGAAAGTCATTTTCATAAAAGATATGAAGGGTCAAGGCAAGAAAGGTGAAGTGAAGGAAGTTTCGGAAGGGTACGCAACAAACTTCCTGATTCCGCGGGGAGTCGCTCGTCCGGCAACCGACGGCAACATGAAGACGCTGGAGCAGCAGCAGGCTTCCGAGGAGAAGCGCAAAGCCCAGGAGAAGGAAGAGGCGCAGGCGCTCGGCAAGAAGCTGGAAGAGATGACGGTTATCCTGAAAGCTAAAGCTGGAGAGGGCGGCCGTTTGTTCGGTGCCATTACCAGCAAACAAATTGCTGAAGCTCTGGCAGGACAGAAGATCAAAATCGACAAACGCAAAATTGAACTTAGCGATCCGATCCGCAGTCTGGGTGTTACCCAGATTCCGGTGAAGCTGCACCCTGACGTCAAGGCGACGCTCAAGGTTCAAATTACGGAGGAGTAA
- a CDS encoding DHH family phosphoesterase — MPKFLQKRWHGYHTVWAFALVLLLVIFLSFYNTILGLVGLLLAVVGGYAMLKTEMRFRRELVDYIGDLSFRIQRVEGEAVSVLPFGIVLYSEDKTVEWHNQFVVNMFPHQSLVGVSLQELFPQLVNAMKEAQEKKDNKEKLPKEIRLEISHEDKFYGATVIPDERLIYLDEITELAVLRQRYEDERLALGIIMMDNIDEASQGMDDQQRTALIAKVTSEITDWAREFNVYLRRLSSDRYLMMLNHRSLDALENSRFLILDEVREMTADLKVPLTLSVGLAFGSEDITELGQLAQSSLDMALGRGGDQAAVKAGQRLSFYGGKSNAVEKRTRVRARVISHALRDLMQESDKVIIMGHKLPDMDVVGAAIGILKAAQMYKVEAYIVMEGMNPSISRLMEEVRKDEALMNRFVSTEQAMQMMTEHTLLVVVDTHKASMTMEPRLVHRASRVVVMDHHRRGEEFINDAVLIYLEPYASSTCELVTEVLQYIHERVSLTPVEATALLAGITVDTKHFALHTGSRTFEAAGFLRRHGADTMMIQRVLKEDLTEFIAKAEIVKHAKMVYDHIAIAVSTSGEPMPQLLIAQVADMLLNMTDVQASFVISERTDGKIGISARSMGKMNVQMIMERLGGGGHLTNAAVQLDTTPEKAEEKLMEVLKDIEAKEGLFE; from the coding sequence ATGCCTAAATTTCTGCAGAAGCGCTGGCACGGCTATCATACCGTCTGGGCGTTTGCGCTGGTGCTTCTGCTTGTTATTTTTCTGTCGTTCTACAATACCATTCTGGGGCTGGTCGGATTGCTGCTTGCGGTGGTAGGCGGCTATGCGATGCTGAAGACGGAGATGCGATTCCGCCGCGAGCTGGTGGATTATATTGGGGATCTGTCATTTCGGATTCAGCGGGTCGAGGGCGAAGCGGTAAGCGTACTGCCATTTGGCATTGTGCTGTACAGCGAAGACAAGACAGTGGAGTGGCATAACCAATTCGTAGTCAATATGTTTCCGCATCAATCGTTGGTCGGGGTATCCTTGCAGGAGTTGTTTCCTCAGCTGGTTAACGCGATGAAGGAAGCCCAAGAGAAGAAGGATAACAAGGAGAAGCTGCCGAAAGAAATTCGTCTGGAGATCTCCCACGAGGATAAGTTCTATGGAGCAACCGTCATTCCGGATGAGCGACTCATTTATCTGGATGAGATTACCGAGCTGGCCGTGCTAAGGCAGCGGTATGAGGATGAGCGATTGGCTTTGGGCATTATCATGATGGATAACATCGATGAGGCCTCGCAGGGGATGGATGATCAACAGCGTACGGCATTGATTGCGAAGGTAACCAGTGAGATCACCGATTGGGCGCGTGAATTTAACGTCTATTTGCGGAGACTTTCCTCGGACCGCTATTTGATGATGCTCAACCACCGGTCGCTGGATGCGCTGGAGAACAGCCGTTTTCTCATCTTGGATGAAGTCCGGGAGATGACCGCCGATCTGAAGGTACCGCTGACGCTAAGCGTTGGCCTTGCCTTCGGTTCAGAGGACATTACGGAGCTAGGGCAGCTGGCACAATCCAGTTTGGATATGGCGCTGGGCCGCGGCGGAGATCAAGCTGCCGTCAAAGCGGGTCAAAGGCTTTCCTTCTATGGCGGTAAATCCAATGCAGTGGAGAAACGGACGCGCGTAAGGGCACGTGTCATCTCGCATGCGCTGCGTGATTTGATGCAGGAGAGCGACAAAGTGATCATCATGGGCCATAAGCTGCCGGATATGGACGTGGTCGGCGCTGCAATCGGCATACTGAAAGCAGCCCAGATGTATAAAGTGGAGGCTTATATCGTGATGGAGGGAATGAATCCGTCGATTTCGAGGCTTATGGAAGAGGTCCGCAAGGACGAGGCCTTGATGAACCGCTTCGTCTCCACCGAACAAGCGATGCAGATGATGACAGAGCATACATTGCTCGTTGTGGTTGATACGCATAAAGCCTCAATGACGATGGAGCCGCGGCTGGTTCATCGCGCAAGCCGGGTTGTGGTGATGGATCATCACCGGCGCGGAGAAGAGTTTATTAATGATGCAGTGCTGATCTATCTTGAACCGTATGCCTCCTCGACCTGTGAGCTGGTTACCGAGGTACTGCAATATATTCACGAGCGGGTATCCCTTACTCCGGTTGAGGCGACGGCCCTATTGGCGGGGATCACGGTAGATACCAAGCATTTTGCCCTCCACACGGGATCGAGAACGTTCGAGGCTGCCGGTTTCCTACGGCGTCACGGAGCTGATACGATGATGATTCAGCGGGTGCTCAAGGAAGATCTGACAGAATTTATAGCGAAGGCAGAAATCGTGAAACATGCTAAAATGGTATATGACCATATCGCCATTGCGGTATCGACGAGCGGGGAGCCTATGCCGCAGCTGCTGATCGCTCAAGTAGCGGATATGCTGCTGAATATGACGGATGTGCAGGCATCGTTTGTCATTAGCGAACGCACAGACGGCAAGATTGGCATTAGCGCCCGCTCCATGGGCAAGATGAATGTTCAGATGATTATGGAACGTCTCGGGGGAGGCGGACATTTAACGAACGCCGCAGTACAACTGGATACGACGCCTGAGAAAGCCGAGGAGAAGTTGATGGAGGTACTGAAGGACATCGAAGCGAAAGAGGGGTTATTTGAATGA